The following coding sequences are from one Acomys russatus chromosome 16, mAcoRus1.1, whole genome shotgun sequence window:
- the Tepsin gene encoding AP-4 complex accessory subunit tepsin, translating to MAAAPPLRDRLSFLHRLPILLKGTSDDDVPCPGYLFEEIAKISHESLGSSQCLLEYLLNRLDSNSGHVKLKVLKILLYLCGHGSSSFLLILRRNSALIQEATAFAGPPDPLHGNSLYQKVRAAAQDLGSTLFSDAIPLPSSQPPQVLPPAGMGAQARPHSALQGFGYTKEWGRTGSAGESFLSTIQRAAEVVANAVRSGPENPSTQGPFPRGDTYQPAVTPSASHTFPNSRNLLPGAILGSRAVKHQPGQPAGGWDELDSGPSSQNSSCTSNLSRASDSGSRSGSDSHSGASRDLAERAEAMPPNDCQQELTLVRTVTQGPRVFLSREETQHFIKECGLLNCEAVLELLLRQLVGTSECEQMRALCAIAAFGGADLLPQEHVLLLCRQQLQELGAGNPGPVTNRATKILRHFEASCGQQLPALRPCAQPTSAAALLGAADLLTSPVPPPASQVFLQPLSSTTVVPRSPEPTPSPDTFPLSALEGASEVRTQLTCSGEQGTGSERSPENTDTPKGSSSSSMWSPNSLFAGMELVACPRLPCPSSQDLQPGLQKATTEASVSEPSAFAFLNM from the exons ATGGCGGCAGCGCCGCCTCTGCGGGACCGCCTGAGCTTCCTACATAGG CTCCCCATTCTCCTGAAGGGGACCTCAGACGATGACGTCCCGTGTCCGGGCTACCTGTTTGAAGAGATTGCTA AAATTTCTCATGAGTCGCTGGGCAGCAGCCAGTGCCTGCTGGAGTACCTCCTGAACCGCCTGGACAGTAACTCTGGCCACGTGAAGCTCAAG GTGCTGAAGATCTTGCTTTACCTGTGTGGTCAtggctcttcctccttcctgctcatcCTCAGAAGAAACTCTGCTCTCATCCAGGAAGCCACAG CTTTCGCAGGGCCCCCCGATCCTCTTCATGGAAATAGCCTCTACCAGAAAGTGCGGGCAGCTGCGCAG GACCTGGGTAGCACCTTGTTCTCAGATGCCATACCACTGCCTTCGTCCCAGCCGccccaggtcctgcctccagcaG GCATGGGCGCCCAGGCCAGACCTCACAGTGCTCTCCAGGGCTTTGGCTACACTAAGGAGTGGGGCCGGACAG GCTCTGCGGGTGAGAGCTTCCTCTCTACGATCCAGAGGGCTGCAGAGGTTGTGGCTAATGCAGTGCGTTCTGGGCCTGaaaaccccagcacccagggaccTTTCCCACGTGGTGATACCTACCAGCCTGCAGTGACACCCTCAGCTAGCCACACATTTCCCAACTCTAGGAATCTACTCCCTGGGGCCATCCTGGGGTCCAGAG CCGTGAAACACCAGCCTGGGCAGCCTGCAGGGGGCTGGGATGAGCTGGACAGTGGTCCtagttcccagaattcctcctGCACCAGCAACCTGAGCAGGGCCTCAGACTCAGGCAGTCGGTCTGGCAGTGACAGCCACTCTGGTGCCAGCCGGGACCTGGCAGAAAG GGCTGAGGCCATGCCCCCAAATGACTGCCAGCAAGAGCTGACTCTAGTAAGAACTGTGACTCAGGGGCCACGTGTCTTCCTGAGCCGTGAGGAGACACAACACTTCATCAAAGA GTGTGGACTGCTCAACTGTGAGGCTGTGCTGGAGCTTCTCCTCCGCCAGCTGGTCGGGACCAGTGAGTGTGAGCAGATG AGGGCGCTGTGTGCCATCGCCGCCTTTGGAGGTGCTGATCTCCTGCCGCAGGAGcatgtcctcctcctctgcaggcAGCAGCTGCAGGAACTTGGTGCAGGCAACCCTGGACCTGTGACCAACAGAGCCACCAAG ATTCTGAGACACTTTGAAGCCTCCTGTGGACAGCAGCTCCCTGCTCTAAGGCCCTGTGCCCAGCCGACCTCTGCAGCTGCCCTTCTGGGCGCAGCTGACCTGCTGACCAGCCCTGTGCCTCCGCCTGCAAGCCAGGTCTTCCTCCAGCCTCTTAGCTCCACCACAGTTGTGCCCAGAAGTCCTGAGCCCACGCCATCCCCAGACACCTTTCCTCTGTCAGCTCTGGAGGGAGCCAGTGAGGTCAGAACCCAATTAACATGTTCTGGTGAACAGGGGACAGGATCTGAGCGGAGCCCAGAGAACACAGACACCCCAAAGGGCAGCTCCAGCTCAAGCATGTGGAGCCCCAACTCTTTGTTTGCTGGCATGGAGCTGGTGGCTTGCCCCCGCCTGCCCTGTCCCAGCTCCCAGGATCTGCAGCCAGGTTTACAGAAGGCGACCACAGAAGCTTCAGTTTCAGAGCCATcagcatttgcatttttaaacatGTGA
- the Ndufaf8 gene encoding NADH dehydrogenase [ubiquinone] 1 alpha subcomplex assembly factor 8, protein MSANGAVWGRVRNRLRAFPEHLAACGAEASAYGKCVQASTAPGGRLRKDLCVREFEALRSCFAAAAKKTMTGGS, encoded by the exons ATGTCCGCCAACGGAGCGGTGTGGGGGCGCGTGCGGAACCGTCTCCGAGCCTTCCCGGAGCATCTGGCGGCCTGCGGAGCCGAG GCCTCGGCGTACGGCAAGTGCGTGCAGGCCTCCACCGCCCCGGGAGGCCGCCTGAGGAAGGACCTGTGCGTGCGCGAGTTCGAGGCGCTGCGGAGCTGCTTCGCCGCCGCG GCCAAGAAGACCATGACGGGAGGCTCCTAG